One genomic window of Cinclus cinclus chromosome 6, bCinCin1.1, whole genome shotgun sequence includes the following:
- the LOC134045007 gene encoding mas-related G-protein coupled receptor member H-like, which translates to MEVTTVSPSPASPTEGDDLCEIDVTNVAKHSVTLLICLCGLAGNGAVLCLLRLKTRNAVIFDLAVIDFIFLLLTLPSALLFLVEDMSCSPVLPLMYVSFLFQLSVISYFWGLYRLTGSRTSDVVEKLFQLCCHCELPLRLRWVLFSVQYWAFFALFTVIPMMTSLCPSHEQEHCRAALISIYAVILLFFAAPGVISRAIDIITATRGSKKQEPKRRHVVVFIIVLFTLLLSLCNFLQELGYFLVSSEVFFLLTCIHSSIKPFIYFLAGRCWSPCSIGSLRLSLQRVFDDKKVKTARRNNAQSDTRNGAILWFPSIKVQESVYHIHPEPGHPQEELNRDCA; encoded by the exons ATGGAGGTGACCACCGTGTCCCCATCTCCTGCCTCACCCACTGAAGGAGACGATCTCTGTGAGATAGATGTCACCAATGTGGCCAAACACAGTGTGACACTGCTCATCTGCCTCTGTGGGCTGGCTGGGAACGGGGCTGTCCTCTGCCTCCTCAGACTGAAAACCCGTAACGCTGTCATCTTTGACCTGGCTGTCATCGACTTCATCTTCCTACTCCTCAcactcccctctgccctcctctTCCTGGTGGAggacatgtcctgctctccagtCCTGCCCTTGATGTACGTGAGCttccttttccagctgtcagtgatctCCTACTTCTGGGGGCTGTACCGGCTGACGGGCAGCAGAACTTCGGACGTTGTCGAAAagctcttccagctctgctgccactgtGAACTTCCTCTGCGTCTGCGGTGGGTGTTGTTCAGTGTCCAATACTGGGCCTTCTTTGCTCTCTTCACTGTCATTCCCATGATGACATCCCTGTGCCCGTCCCACGAGCAGGAGCACTGCCGGGCAGCTCTCATCTCCATCTACGCTGTCATCCTGCTCTTCTTTGCTGCACCCGGAGTCATTTCCCGTGCAATCGACATCATTACAGCAACACGTGGCTCCAAGAAGCAGGAACCCAAGAGGCGACACGTCGTTGTCTTCATCATTGTGCTCTTCACTCTCCTCCTCAGCCTCTGCAATTTCCTACAGGAGCTCGGATATTTCCTTGTGTCCTCTGAGGTGTTTTTCCTGCTCACCTGCATCCACAGCAGCATCAAACCCTTCATCTACTTCTTggcagggaggtgctggagtccCTGCTCCATAGGGTCCCTCCGACTCTCACTCCAGAGGGTCTTTGATGACAAGAAAGTAAAAACTGCCCGCAGAAATAATGCACAGAGTGACACGAGG aaTGGGGCCATCCTCTGGTTCCCCAGCATCAAAGTCCAGGAATCTGTTTACCACATCCATCCTGAACCAGGCCACCCTCAGGAGGAGCTGAACAGGGACTGTGCGTAG
- the LOC134044879 gene encoding LOW QUALITY PROTEIN: mas-related G-protein coupled receptor member H-like (The sequence of the model RefSeq protein was modified relative to this genomic sequence to represent the inferred CDS: inserted 1 base in 1 codon) encodes MEVTTVSPSPASPTEGDNLCEIDVTNVAKHSVTLLICLCGLAGNGAVLCLYSLESHTYAIFDLAVIDFIFLLLTLPSALXSPIVPLMYVSFLFQLSVISYFWGLYRLMGSSSVIHVYKLFQLCCHGELPMRLWWVLDSVQRWAFLALFTVIPMMTSLCPSHEQEHCRAALISIYAVILLLFAAPVVISRAIDIITATRGSKKQEPKRRHVVVFIIVLFTLLLCLCNFLQQLGYFPVSSEVFFLLTCIHSSIKPFIYFLAGRCWSPCSIGSLRLSLQRVFVDKEEKTDCSDDENTDTRV; translated from the exons ATGGAGGTGACCACCGTGTCCCCATCTCCTGCCTCACCCACTGAAGGAGACAATCTCTGTGAGATAGATGTCACCAATGTGGCCAAACACAGTGTGACACTGCTCATCTGCCTCTGTGGGCTGGCTGGGAACGGGGCTGTCCTCTGCCTCTACAGCCTGGAAAGTCACACCTATGCCATCTTTGACCTGGCTGTCATCGACTTCATCTTCCTACTCCTCAcactcccctctgccc cctctCCTATTGTGCCCTTGATGTACGTGAGCttccttttccagctgtcagtgatctCCTACTTCTGGGGGCTGTACCGGCtgatgggcagcagctctgtgatcCATGTTTACAagctcttccagctctgctgccatggTGAACTTCCCATGCGTCTGTGGTGGGTTTTGGACAGTGTCCAACGCTGGGCCTTCTTAGCTCTCTTCACTGTCATTCCCATGATGACATCCCTGTGCCCGTCCCACGAGCAGGAGCACTGCCGGGCAGCTCTCATCTCCATCTACGCTGTCAtcctgctcctctttgctgCACCCGTGGTCATTTCCCGTGCAATCGACATCATTACAGCAACACGTGGCTCCAAGAAGCAGGAACCCAAGAGGCGACACGTCGTTGTCTTCATCATTGTGCTCTTCactctcctcctctgcctctgcAATTTCCTACAGCAGCTCGGATATTTCCCTGTGTCCTCTGAGGTGTTTTTCCTGCTCACTTGCATCCACAGCAGCATCAAACCCTTCATCTACTTCCTggcagggaggtgctggagtccCTGCTCCATAGGGTCCCTCCGACTCTCACTCCAGAGGGTTTTTGtggacaaggaagaaaaaactgaCTGCAGCGATGATGAAAACACAGACACGAGGGTCTGA